The Vitis vinifera cultivar Pinot Noir 40024 chromosome 12, ASM3070453v1 genome has a segment encoding these proteins:
- the LOC100247442 gene encoding uncharacterized protein LOC100247442 isoform X1 produces the protein MSEKLAPEKRHSFFHGSQKVFEWDQTLEEVNVYITLPPNVPTKLFYCKIQSKHVEVGIKGNPPYLNHDLSCPVKTDSSFWTLEDDTLHITLQKREKGHTWSSPIVGEGQLDPYSTDLEQKRLMLQRFQEEGTAQTQGHSWEGSDLIDILPILQLAELIIPLCVSL, from the exons ATGTCGGAGAAATTGGCTCCAGAGAAGCGCCACAGCTTCTTCCACGGCA GCCAGAAGGTGTTTGAATGGGACCAGACCCTAGAGGAGGTGAACGTCTACATTACTCTCCCTCCCAATGTCCCCACAAAGCTTTTCTACTGCAAAATCCAATCTAAACATGTGGAAGTTGGCATCAAAGGCAACCCTCCTTATCTTAAT CATGATCTCAGTTGCCCTGTTAAAACTGATTCTTCCTTCTGGACTTTag AGGATGATACATTGCACATAACCCTGCAGAAGAGGGAAAAGGGTCATACATGGTCTTCACCTATAGTGGGTGAGGGTCAGCTTGACCCATATTCAACTGATCTCGAACAGAAGCGCCTTATGCTTCAAAGGTTTCAAGAGGAG GGAACTGCCCAGACCCAAGGACATTCATGGGAGGGATCAGATCTGATTGACATACTACCTATCCTCCAACTAGCTGAACTTATTATTCCGTTGTGTGTGTCTTTGTAA
- the LOC100247442 gene encoding uncharacterized protein LOC100247442 isoform X2, which translates to MSEKLAPEKRHSFFHGSQKVFEWDQTLEEVNVYITLPPNVPTKLFYCKIQSKHVEVGIKGNPPYLNHDLSCPVKTDSSFWTLEDDTLHITLQKREKGHTWSSPIVGEGQLDPYSTDLEQKRLMLQRFQEENPGFDFSQAQFSGNCPDPRTFMGGIRSD; encoded by the exons ATGTCGGAGAAATTGGCTCCAGAGAAGCGCCACAGCTTCTTCCACGGCA GCCAGAAGGTGTTTGAATGGGACCAGACCCTAGAGGAGGTGAACGTCTACATTACTCTCCCTCCCAATGTCCCCACAAAGCTTTTCTACTGCAAAATCCAATCTAAACATGTGGAAGTTGGCATCAAAGGCAACCCTCCTTATCTTAAT CATGATCTCAGTTGCCCTGTTAAAACTGATTCTTCCTTCTGGACTTTag AGGATGATACATTGCACATAACCCTGCAGAAGAGGGAAAAGGGTCATACATGGTCTTCACCTATAGTGGGTGAGGGTCAGCTTGACCCATATTCAACTGATCTCGAACAGAAGCGCCTTATGCTTCAAAGGTTTCAAGAGGAG AACCCCGGATTTGACTTCTCACAGGCTCAGTTTTCAGGGAACTGCCCAGACCCAAGGACATTCATGGGAGGGATCAGATCTGATTGA